Proteins from one Salinispora arenicola genomic window:
- a CDS encoding FG-GAP-like repeat-containing protein has protein sequence MEFLAVGPDGVTGGAESRSDEAVSLRAARESGEPVRVKSLTSATTEVYALPTGQFRADIAAGVQRFRRGGEWVRVDLTLKARPDGSVAPLAHPNDLWISGAKGTGEHDLAVVGAGENRVVMGWSGALPTPVLNANRATYPDARPGVDLVVEATRLGFEQFLVVKNRAALTHVGQVGYVFSGSGVETSTRGVDGSILLTGHAGEQTARIPAPLMWDARKNIAGSPVDQKPVRTDVVNRDGRVELTLTPDPEWLRSDSTVYPVTIDPTVNPLGTTFDTYVRETVTTDQNQKDDLQIGLLATTPATLTRSFITWDTTVLAGKQITAATVSFWNWWSHTCNPTSWEIWTTGTSTYTTTFTKQPEWFTKEATSTATHGSFDCSDAWATIDGKSFFQRAATANKTRSGMGIRATDETSTSGFKQFRSREGASPSQDPKASVTYNSWPTVQSRSTVPTTSCVTGSDRPLVNTLTPQLKATVSDGDGTAMAVTFEWWAMNVDQPIGSVSFGSVASGATAATTVPAGAFVDGGIYRWRVKAADGVSGSDVWSSFCEMQVYTTDTPVTGCVGGTDSDFNGDGVTDIAIADPEATVEGQAKAGHIRLVYGGGTGTVETLHEGNSQVSGNIGAGDQFGYSVSAYDANNDGCTDLAVGVPFEDLATTANAGVTYVLLGTPDGLAQGPASLTFHQGAGATPEQAEVDDQFGFAVAGAVALTGEPYLVVGAPGEDIGDSVDAGVAHYFRGNLNVLFQAGELVPGVVEQDDRVGYAVAASSNHFAIGSPGEAIGAEEFAGAVCVFSSYELVDGSPRLAVNFHQNVANVSGVAEANDLFGKSISIAPYRPAGAASDQADSLVVVGTPGEDITVEESNTVVADAGLVQRFHVTADAFTELPQLTHAPEEGAYLGEEVVVVNTEPASDGTNDTMFLAIGAPGADAGDLLDTGRVRVSPALADPIGTPTTIHRDASGLPGSAVMQELIGASLGATSQQLYVGTPYRDAAVYGFDWSSLSVGTAVPTTTWKPGQGGIPAGGTAFGAALG, from the coding sequence GTGGAGTTCCTGGCTGTGGGGCCGGACGGCGTGACCGGAGGTGCGGAAAGTCGATCCGACGAAGCCGTGTCTCTGCGTGCCGCCCGTGAAAGCGGCGAGCCGGTCCGGGTGAAGAGCTTGACCTCGGCGACGACTGAGGTGTACGCACTGCCGACCGGCCAGTTCCGGGCGGACATTGCTGCCGGCGTTCAACGGTTCCGCCGCGGCGGCGAGTGGGTCCGGGTGGACCTTACGTTGAAGGCGCGACCGGACGGCTCGGTGGCGCCGTTGGCGCATCCGAACGACCTTTGGATCTCGGGCGCCAAGGGTACGGGTGAACACGACCTCGCCGTGGTGGGTGCCGGCGAGAACCGGGTGGTGATGGGTTGGTCTGGGGCGTTGCCGACGCCGGTGTTGAATGCCAACCGGGCGACCTACCCGGACGCCCGGCCTGGGGTTGACCTGGTGGTGGAGGCGACCCGCCTCGGCTTCGAGCAGTTTCTCGTGGTCAAGAACCGCGCTGCCCTGACCCACGTGGGTCAGGTTGGCTACGTGTTCTCCGGTTCTGGTGTGGAGACATCAACGCGTGGGGTCGATGGTTCGATCCTGCTGACGGGTCATGCGGGTGAGCAGACGGCGCGTATTCCCGCGCCATTGATGTGGGACGCGCGGAAGAACATCGCCGGTAGCCCTGTCGACCAGAAGCCGGTCCGCACCGATGTTGTCAATCGGGACGGCAGGGTCGAGCTGACGCTGACCCCTGACCCGGAATGGTTGCGTAGCGATTCCACAGTCTATCCGGTCACCATCGACCCGACGGTCAATCCGCTCGGGACGACGTTCGACACGTACGTGCGGGAGACCGTCACCACCGATCAAAACCAGAAAGACGATCTGCAGATCGGGCTACTGGCAACCACTCCGGCGACCCTGACCCGCTCGTTCATCACCTGGGACACGACGGTCCTCGCCGGTAAGCAGATCACCGCAGCGACGGTGTCGTTCTGGAACTGGTGGTCGCACACCTGCAACCCGACTTCGTGGGAGATTTGGACGACGGGTACGTCGACCTATACGACCACGTTCACGAAGCAGCCGGAGTGGTTTACCAAGGAAGCCACCTCGACGGCGACGCACGGTTCGTTTGACTGTAGTGACGCGTGGGCGACGATTGACGGTAAGAGCTTCTTCCAGCGCGCCGCCACGGCGAACAAGACCCGGTCCGGCATGGGAATCCGCGCTACGGACGAGACGAGCACCTCCGGTTTCAAGCAGTTCCGCTCCCGTGAGGGTGCCAGCCCCTCGCAGGACCCGAAGGCGTCGGTGACCTACAACTCGTGGCCGACGGTGCAGTCCCGGTCGACCGTTCCGACCACCAGCTGCGTGACGGGTTCGGATCGTCCCCTGGTGAATACGCTCACCCCGCAGCTCAAAGCAACCGTCTCGGACGGGGACGGCACCGCGATGGCAGTCACCTTCGAATGGTGGGCGATGAACGTCGACCAGCCGATTGGGTCGGTGAGCTTCGGCAGCGTCGCCTCAGGTGCCACGGCTGCGACGACGGTCCCGGCCGGCGCCTTCGTTGACGGCGGCATCTACCGCTGGCGGGTGAAGGCGGCCGACGGTGTTTCCGGTAGTGACGTATGGTCGTCGTTTTGCGAGATGCAGGTCTACACCACGGACACCCCGGTGACCGGCTGTGTCGGCGGAACAGACAGCGACTTCAACGGCGACGGCGTTACCGACATCGCCATCGCTGACCCGGAAGCCACCGTTGAGGGACAGGCAAAGGCGGGTCACATTCGGCTGGTGTACGGCGGTGGCACCGGCACGGTCGAAACCCTGCATGAGGGCAACTCTCAAGTGTCGGGCAACATCGGCGCAGGTGACCAGTTCGGGTACTCCGTCTCGGCGTACGATGCGAACAACGACGGCTGTACCGACCTCGCGGTAGGGGTGCCCTTCGAGGACCTGGCGACCACGGCGAATGCGGGCGTCACGTACGTCCTGCTCGGTACGCCGGACGGACTCGCGCAGGGGCCTGCGTCGTTGACCTTCCACCAGGGGGCGGGTGCCACTCCCGAGCAGGCCGAGGTCGACGACCAGTTCGGGTTCGCCGTGGCTGGTGCGGTTGCCCTGACCGGGGAGCCCTATCTTGTGGTCGGGGCCCCGGGTGAGGACATCGGCGACTCGGTCGACGCCGGTGTGGCGCACTACTTCCGCGGGAATCTCAACGTGCTCTTCCAGGCCGGGGAGCTCGTCCCGGGCGTGGTCGAGCAGGACGACCGTGTGGGTTACGCCGTGGCGGCTTCGTCCAATCACTTCGCCATCGGCTCGCCGGGCGAGGCGATCGGCGCCGAGGAGTTCGCGGGAGCTGTCTGCGTGTTCAGCAGCTACGAACTGGTCGACGGTAGCCCGAGACTGGCGGTGAATTTTCACCAGAACGTCGCCAACGTGTCGGGCGTGGCCGAGGCCAACGACCTCTTCGGAAAGTCGATTTCGATCGCGCCCTACCGGCCGGCTGGTGCCGCGTCGGACCAGGCGGACTCGCTGGTGGTGGTCGGGACTCCTGGTGAGGACATCACCGTCGAAGAATCCAACACCGTGGTGGCAGACGCGGGCTTGGTACAACGGTTCCACGTCACCGCCGATGCCTTCACGGAGCTGCCTCAGCTCACCCACGCCCCGGAGGAGGGCGCCTACCTGGGCGAGGAGGTCGTGGTGGTGAACACCGAGCCGGCCAGCGACGGCACGAACGACACCATGTTCCTGGCCATCGGCGCTCCCGGTGCGGACGCGGGCGACTTGCTTGACACGGGTCGTGTACGCGTGTCCCCCGCTCTGGCTGACCCGATCGGCACGCCGACAACGATCCACCGTGACGCCTCAGGCCTGCCCGGCAGCGCCGTAATGCAGGAGTTGATCGGTGCCAGTTTGGGGGCGACCTCGCAACAGTTGTACGTCGGTACTCCATATCGCGACGCGGCGGTGTACGGGTTCGACTGGTCCAGCCTGTCGGTCGGCACGGCGGTACCGACCACAACCTGGAAGCCCGGCCAGGGCGGTATTCCCGCCGGCGGGACCGCCTTCGGCGCGGCACTCGGGTGA